One stretch of Arthrobacter polaris DNA includes these proteins:
- a CDS encoding glycoside hydrolase family 65 protein — protein MDLDVLAQSESLFALSNGHIGWRGNLDEGAPYELPGSYLNGVHELRPLPXAEAGYGYXESGQTMINVANGKLIRLLVDDEPFDVRYGTLQSHERVLDFAAGVLRRNALWSSPAGRTVRVSSTRLVSLSQRSVAAIEYQVEAVNGPVRLVVQSELVVNEPLPPGSEDXRAAAVLESPLRAEMHASAGVRVELVHRTELSNLLVAAAMDHLVDGPDSMQVLTESFTDMGRVSMTVILEPGQRLRFVKFVTYGWSAERTRQELGDQVDAALTGARHSGWEGLLAEQRKYLDDFWARADVEVDGDAEIQQAVRFALFHVLQAGARAERRAIPAKGLTGTGYGGHAFWDTETFVLPVLTYTVPIAAAYALAWRHSTLQPALDRAAQLGMKGAAFPWRTITGAECSSYWPAGTAAFHVGADIADAVVRYLEATGDTDFEAKIGLELLVQTARFWHSLGHHDAQGRFCIDGVTGPDEYSAVADNNIYTNLMAQHNLVSAVEVAKRNPDRARALGIDEEEMAAWXDAARDMMIPYDDVLGVHPQAQDFTTHQXWDFAGTSAEEYPLLLHFPYFDLYRKQVVKQADLVLAMHLRGEAFTAEQKAANFRYYERLTVRDSSLSACTQSVLAAEVGHLSLAYDYLAEAALMDLENLEHNTRDGVHIASLAGTWIALVAGLGGMRERDGTLRFAPRLPEGLSRVCFRVLFQGGAXQVETLPGCTNYQLLEGTALAIFHFGEPIIVTXEPTSCPTPALVLAPEEAKRPTQPVGRAPLLRSGRRRIRTAKEIP, from the coding sequence TTGGATCTGGACGTCCTGGCCCAGAGCGAATCGCTGTTTGCTCTGTCCAACGGCCATATCGGCTGGCGGGGAAACTTGGATGAGGGTGCACCCTACGAGCTGCCCGGCTCCTATCTCAACGGGGTCCATGAGCTGCGCCCGCTGCCTNATGCAGAGGCCGGCTATGGTTACNCCGAGTCGGGCCAGACCATGATCAACGTAGCCAACGGCAAACTGATCCGGCTGCTGGTGGACGATGAACCTTTCGATGTCCGCTACGGCACGCTCCAGAGCCACGAACGTGTCCTTGACTTCGCTGCCGGTGTCTTGCGGCGCAATGCGCTTTGGTCCTCGCCAGCAGGACGGACTGTGCGGGTGTCATCAACTCGCTTGGTGTCCTTATCCCAGCGCTCTGTCGCGGCCATCGAGTATCAAGTCGAGGCAGTGAACGGTCCGGTCCGTCTAGTGGTGCAGTCCGAGTTGGTGGTCAATGAACCGTTGCCTCCCGGCAGTGAAGACNCCCGTGCAGCGGCAGTACTGGAATCTCCCTTGCGCGCAGAGATGCACGCCAGCGCCGGCGTGCGGGTAGAGCTGGTGCACAGGACCGAGCTCAGCAACCTTCTGGTGGCTGCTGCCATGGATCATCTGGTGGATGGGCCGGACTCCATGCAGGTACTGACCGAGAGCTTCACTGATATGGGCAGGGTCAGTATGACGGTCATTTTGGAGCCGGGGCAGCGGCTGCGCTTTGTCAAATTCGTCACTTATGGCTGGTCTGCAGAACGAACCCGCCAAGAGCTTGGTGACCAGGTGGACGCTGCCCTCACCGGGGCGCGCCATAGCGGCTGGGAGGGTTTGCTGGCCGAACAACGAAAATACCTGGATGACTTCTGGGCCCGGGCCGACGTTGAAGTGGATGGCGATGCCGAGATCCAACAAGCCGTACGTTTCGCCCTGTTCCATGTCTTGCAGGCCGGGGCAAGGGCCGAGCGCAGGGCTATTCCAGCCAAGGGCCTGACAGGGACCGGCTATGGTGGGCACGCCTTTTGGGACACGGAGACTTTTGTTCTTCCTGTCCTGACGTACACCGTCCCCATAGCTGCTGCTTATGCCTTGGCTTGGCGGCATTCAACCCTGCAGCCTGCGTTGGATAGGGCAGCCCAGCTTGGGATGAAAGGGGCCGCTTTTCCTTGGCGCACCATCACCGGAGCTGAATGCTCCAGTTACTGGCCGGCTGGAACTGCGGCATTCCATGTTGGGGCGGACATTGCCGACGCCGTGGTCCGTTACCTAGAGGCCACCGGCGACACTGACTTTGAGGCGAAGATTGGTTTGGAGCTGCTGGTGCAGACCGCACGGTTCTGGCATTCCCTAGGTCACCACGATGCCCAAGGCCGATTCTGCATCGACGGGGTCACGGGCCCGGATGAGTACAGTGCCGTGGCGGATAACAATATTTACACCAACTTGATGGCCCAGCACAATCTGGTCTCCGCTGTCGAGGTTGCCAAGAGAAATCCGGACCGGGCCCGTGCACTGGGAATTGACGAGGAGGAGATGGCGGCGTGGNGGGACGCCGCGCGGGACATGATGATCCCCTACGACGACGTCCTTGGCGTTCATCCGCAGGCGCAAGACTTCACCACGCACCAGNGGTGGGATTTTGCCGGCACCAGCGCCGAAGAATACCCGTTGCTGCTGCATTTCCCGTATTTCGATCTCTACCGCAAGCAGGTGGTCAAACAAGCAGATCTGGTCCTTGCCATGCACCTGCGCGGGGAGGCTTTCACCGCAGAACAAAAGGCCGCGAACTTCCGCTATTACGAACGCCTCACCGTGCGCGACTCTTCACTATCTGCCTGCACCCAATCCGTGCTGGCTGCCGAAGTAGGTCATTTGAGCCTGGCCTATGACTATCTTGCCGAGGCAGCTTTGATGGATCTGGAAAATCTTGAACACAACACGCGCGACGGCGTGCACATCGCATCGCTGGCCGGCACGTGGATTGCCCTGGTTGCCGGTCTGGGCGGCATGCGTGAACGAGACGGGACACTACGCTTTGCTCCGCGCCTGCCCGAGGGCCTGTCTCGGGTGTGCTTTCGCGTCCTGTTTCAGGGCGGTGCCNTGCAGGTCGAAACC
- the mtnN gene encoding 5'-methylthioadenosine/S-adenosylhomocysteine nucleosidase codes for MSTVEVIVIAAMEEEISPFLQRAISVSEPLRIGNAIHRTGVINGRSALXVQGGIGLVNAAGXATSALLLANKNDKDALPPLVISAGSAGGLGDSVRVGDVVIGTDNINADADARAFGYELGQVPGMPVSYPVPHSLVDASTVETXGVSLVDTVHHGLIVSSYAFVGHERATVIKGQFDQVLATDMESSAIAQTCHAYHAPFLAIRXISDLCGPSSETDFLDHVDDAAERSAEIATVVIGSWHAAGHPTGIPTCPPLAEHVQQKLP; via the coding sequence GTGAGCACCGTTGAAGTCATTGTCATTGCAGCAATGGAAGAAGAAATTTCCCCGTTCCTGCAGCGTGCCATCTCCGTTAGTGAGCCATTGAGAATTGGCAACGCGATCCATCGCACCGGTGTCATCAACGGCCGGAGTGCCCTTNTTGTCCAAGGTGGCATTGGGCTGGTCAATGCTGCAGGGNCAGCCACCTCTGCGCTGCTGCTGGCAAACAAGAATGACAAGGACGCTCTTCCACCGCTGGTCATCAGTGCCGGCAGCGCTGGCGGATTGGGCGATTCCGTGCGGGTTGGTGATGTGGTGATAGGGACAGATAATATCAACGCCGATGCCGATGCACGCGCCTTTGGTTATGAGCTTGGCCAGGTTCCTGGCATGCCAGTGTCCTACCCGGTGCCGCATTCTCTGGTGGATGCCAGCACCGTAGAAACGNCTGGAGTCTCTTTGGTGGATACAGTGCACCACGGACTGATCGTCTCCAGCTATGCCTTTGTTGGTCATGAGCGTGCCACGGTCATTAAAGGCCAGTTTGACCAGGTGTTAGCGACGGACATGGAATCGTCGGCGATTGCACAAACATGTCACGCCTACCATGCTCCGTTCCTGGCTATCCGGNGAATCTCCGACCTCTGCGGACCATCCTCCGAAACGGACTTCTTGGACCATGTGGACGACGCCGCTGAGCGGTCTGCCGAAATTGCCACGGTTGTCATTGGGTCCTGGCATGCTGCAGGGCACCCGACCGGGATCCCCACCTGCCCACCCTTAGCCGAACACGTCCAACAAAAGTTGCCGTAA
- a CDS encoding S-ribosylhomocysteine lyase: MNPARMNVESFNLDHRLVCAPYVRVADRKDLPQGDVITKYDVRFTQPNVAHLDMKAVHSLEHLFAECSRNHSEAVIDFSPMGCQTGFYLILQGEPNIVGVSALIEATLTDVLNATEVPAANNVQCGWGQNHSLEAAQDCARAFLAQRTDWERVYA; this comes from the coding sequence ATGAACCCCGCACGCATGAATGTAGAGTCCTTCAACCTTGATCACCGCTTGGTCTGCGCACCGTATGTGCGGGTTGCCGACCGCAAAGACCTCCCGCAAGGAGACGTCATTACCAAATATGACGTGCGGTTTACTCAACCAAACGTTGCACATTTGGACATGAAAGCGGTCCATTCCCTGGAGCACCTCTTTGCCGAATGCTCGCGGAACCATTCAGAGGCTGTCATTGATTTTTCGCCGATGGGCTGCCAGACGGGGTTTTACCTTATTCTTCAGGGTGAGCCCAATATTGTTGGTGTCTCGGCGCTCATTGAGGCTACCCTCACTGATGTCCTGAACGCCACGGAAGTCCCTGCCGCCAATAACGTCCAATGCGGTTGGGGCCAGAATCACTCGCTGGAAGCGGCCCAGGATTGTGCCCGGGCCTTCTTGGCGCAGCGCACGGACTGGGAGCGGGTTTACGCGTGA
- a CDS encoding pyridoxamine 5'-phosphate oxidase family protein, whose protein sequence is MTDKPAHSATEVLAPNECWGLLREVSVGRLAVWLKDHPEIFPVNYTVDHGSVVFRTGPGRKLDGAKGDIPVAFEADGVNADTGVTWSVVVKGSATVLESTGDVLDSFSLSLFPWQPGRKDTFVRIVPTEISGRRFKVAQPADWWTSQSDATQTSQE, encoded by the coding sequence ATGACTGACAAGCCAGCACACTCAGCAACAGAAGTTTTGGCACCCAACGAATGCTGGGGTTTGCTCCGTGAGGTCTCGGTGGGCCGCCTGGCCGTCTGGCTCAAGGATCACCCAGAAATCTTCCCCGTCAACTACACCGTTGATCATGGATCCGTTGTATTCCGCACCGGCCCAGGGCGCAAACTGGACGGGGCCAAGGGTGATATACCCGTGGCCTTTGAAGCCGACGGCGTGAATGCTGACACCGGGGTCACTTGGAGCGTTGTGGTGAAAGGATCGGCCACCGTCCTGGAGTCCACTGGCGATGTTCTGGACAGCTTCTCTCTTTCGCTATTTCCTTGGCAGCCCGGGCGAAAGGACACCTTTGTTCGCATAGTGCCCACGGAAATTAGCGGCCGCAGATTCAAGGTAGCCCAGCCTGCTGATTGGTGGACATCCCAGTCCGATGCCACCCAGACCAGCCAGGAGTAA
- a CDS encoding ferritin-like domain-containing protein, which produces MTENVIKACRFEHGCSRRFWLESETADEAASGRSSTPNTTGSGDVQQRGLIQGIHIFPTPARRLTMSEQFTTLHEIFTYKLGTALTMEHDSLDLLEDFEHAAMRSGLKEFFHTHASETRQQIENLHNCFVLLGEEVRRVASPAAKGLAKEAKSAIGKTADMLVDAVVLAGALEAEHYEVGVYETLLVLAKASGATGIAELLRQNLEQETAAIKHIKAAADQIAKKDAQEQASRTEEEAKMPTESDVKFLPFMPPAGT; this is translated from the coding sequence GTGACGGAGAATGTGATCAAAGCTTGCCGGTTTGAGCATGGATGTTCCCGCCGATTCTGGCTAGAGTCAGAAACGGCTGATGAAGCAGCCAGCGGCCGGTCAAGCACTCCGAATACAACCGGCAGCGGTGATGTTCAGCAGCGTGGTTTGATTCAAGGAATTCACATTTTCCCAACACCAGCGCGGAGGTTAACCATGTCTGAACAGTTCACTACTTTGCACGAAATCTTCACGTACAAGCTAGGCACTGCCCTGACCATGGAACACGATTCACTGGACTTGCTCGAAGACTTCGAACACGCGGCCATGCGTAGTGGCCTGAAGGAGTTTTTCCATACACATGCTAGCGAAACTCGCCAACAAATCGAGAACCTGCACAATTGTTTTGTGCTGCTGGGCGAAGAAGTCAGGCGCGTCGCATCACCAGCCGCCAAGGGCCTTGCCAAAGAAGCAAAATCTGCCATAGGCAAGACGGCTGACATGCTGGTGGATGCCGTTGTATTAGCAGGTGCGCTGGAGGCCGAACACTACGAAGTAGGTGTGTATGAGACGCTCCTGGTTCTAGCAAAGGCCAGCGGCGCAACCGGCATTGCGGAGTTGTTGCGCCAGAACTTGGAGCAGGAAACCGCCGCCATAAAACACATCAAGGCAGCAGCTGATCAGATTGCCAAGAAAGATGCCCAGGAGCAAGCGTCACGGACGGAGGAAGAGGCAAAGATGCCGACTGAAAGTGACGTTAAATTCCTGCCGTTCATGCCACCAGCCGGTACCTAA
- a CDS encoding AI-2E family transporter, giving the protein MPPIWGDRLGRSAIRATQTILIIILAATVVWAVTRVPLVITPVLLALILASAISPLVHWLTKHHWPRAMAVLTSFVAILAVFSGVVVAVVFLIRSQTNSLVSQADNGIDRLHQLLNNGPVPISDAQISSFRDGMQKFILSTTFGSEALTGIRVAGEIVVGAILMAVILFFFLKDGAXIRHFLFSFLPADQRXKANIAADHGAGVLGGYVRGTALIALTDALIIGIALGIMHVPLALPLAIFVFIGGFIPIVGATAAGTLAVVVALVFNGPVPALVVLVVLVGANQLEHHLLQPLLMGKVLRIHGLVILLALAAGTTLAGLIGALLAVPLTALSWSIIKTWTGRDAPPSAPPHAPHETDIPPAAAEPNH; this is encoded by the coding sequence CTGCCTCCCATCTGGGGAGACAGGCTCGGGCGTTCGGCTATCCGTGCAACCCAAACAATCCTTATTATTATTCTGGCCGCTACGGTGGTTTGGGCCGTTACGCGGGTTCCGTTGGTCATCACACCGGTGCTCTTGGCGCTGATCCTGGCATCAGCAATCAGCCCTTTGGTCCATTGGCTAACCAAGCACCACTGGCCACGCGCCATGGCTGTCTTGACCTCCTTTGTCGCCATTTTGGCGGTATTCAGCGGTGTTGTTGTTGCCGTGGTATTCCTTATCAGGTCGCAGACCAACAGCTTGGTATCTCAGGCCGATAACGGCATTGACCGCCTGCACCAGCTACTGAACAACGGCCCGGTTCCCATTAGTGACGCGCAGATAAGTTCCTTCCGTGATGGGATGCAAAAGTTCATTCTGAGCACCACCTTTGGATCCGAAGCTCTGACGGGTATTCGTGTCGCCGGTGAAATTGTGGTTGGAGCAATTCTGATGGCGGTCATTTTGTTCTTCTTCCTCAAAGATGGTGCANAAATTCGCCATTTCCTTTTCAGCTTTCTTCCGGCAGATCAGCGCNAAAAGGCAAATATTGCCGCAGATCATGGCGCTGGCGTGTTGGGTGGGTATGTGCGGGGCACCGCGTTGATTGCACTGACAGATGCACTGATCATCGGTATCGCTCTGGGGATCATGCACGTACCCTTGGCACTGCCACTGGCCATCTTCGTCTTTATCGGAGGTTTTATTCCGATTGTAGGGGCGACAGCAGCTGGAACATTGGCCGTTGTAGTGGCTCTAGTATTCAATGGTCCCGTCCCGGCATTGGTGGTCCTTGTAGTGCTGGTAGGTGCAAACCAACTCGAACACCATCTCCTCCAGCCGTTGCTGATGGGCAAGGTCCTACGAATTCATGGTCTGGTAATCCTGCTCGCTCTCGCAGCCGGGACCACCTTGGCTGGTTTGATTGGCGCTCTCCTAGCGGTTCCGCTGACCGCGCTTAGCTGGTCGATTATCAAGACCTGGACAGGCCGAGATGCACCGCCGTCAGCACCGCCCCATGCCCCTCATGAAACTGACATACCACCAGCTGCCGCAGAGCCGAACCACTAG
- the arfB gene encoding alternative ribosome rescue aminoacyl-tRNA hydrolase ArfB has translation MDLEVSPTLTIPASELAWRFSRSSGPGGQHVNTSDSRAELSWNIGTSAVLREEERNLLLTRLARRLNGSEITIAASEQRSQLRNREIALARLAELVSSGLAXASAPRRKSKPTRGSXMRHRATKEQRSTTKAQRRRPMAD, from the coding sequence ATGGATCTTGAGGTATCGCCCACGCTCACGATACCCGCTTCGGAACTGGCCTGGCGGTTCTCGCGATCATCAGGGCCCGGTGGGCAGCATGTGAACACCTCGGACAGCCGTGCCGAGCTTTCGTGGAACATTGGCACTTCGGCTGTCCTGCGTGAAGAAGAAAGAAACCTCCTGCTGACTCGGCTAGCACGCCGTCTGAACGGCAGTGAAATCACCATCGCCGCTTCAGAACAGCGCTCGCAGCTTCGCAACCGAGAGATCGCCCTAGCCAGACTCGCCGAACTGGTTAGTTCGGGCCTGGCCNCTGCATCGGCGCCGCGACGGAAGTCCAAGCCAACCCGCGGCTCANAGATGAGGCACCGGGCAACCAAGGAACAACGCTCCACTACAAAGGCGCAACGACGCCGCCCCATGGCAGACTAG